A window from Pseudomonas moraviensis encodes these proteins:
- the azu gene encoding azurin translates to MFSKVVAVSLLALASSQLMAAECKTTVDSTDQMSFNTKEIVIDKSCKTFTVELTHSGSLPKNVMGHNLVISKEADMQPIATDGLAAGIDKSYLKDGDARIIAHTKIIGAKETDSVTFDVSKLDAAEKYGFFCSFPGHISMMKGTVVVK, encoded by the coding sequence ATGTTTTCCAAAGTTGTTGCGGTATCCCTGCTGGCGCTGGCCAGCAGCCAATTGATGGCTGCCGAGTGCAAAACCACCGTTGATTCCACCGATCAGATGTCCTTCAACACCAAGGAAATCGTGATCGACAAGAGCTGCAAGACCTTCACCGTCGAACTGACCCACTCCGGCAGCCTGCCGAAGAACGTCATGGGTCATAACCTGGTGATAAGCAAAGAAGCTGACATGCAGCCAATCGCTACCGACGGCCTGGCCGCCGGTATCGACAAGAGCTACCTGAAGGATGGCGACGCCCGCATCATCGCGCACACCAAGATCATCGGCGCCAAGGAAACCGATTCGGTGACCTTTGACGTATCGAAGCTGGATGCCGCTGAAAAATACGGCTTCTTCTGCTCGTTCCCTGGCCACATCTCGATGATGAAAGGCACCGTCGTCGTCAAGTGA
- a CDS encoding TIGR00730 family Rossman fold protein — MSLKSVCVFCGANAGTVPAYTEAAVALGRALAERKLTLVYGGGAVGLMGIVADAALAAGGEVIGIIPQSLMDKEIGHKSLTRLEVVDGMHARKARMAELSDAFIALPGGLGTLEELFEVWTWGQLGYHGKPLGLLEVNGFYSKLTAFLDHIVGEGFVRAPHRDMLQVSESPDSLLDALDQWQPTVTPKWVDQKPG, encoded by the coding sequence ATGTCGCTGAAATCCGTTTGTGTATTTTGCGGTGCCAACGCCGGTACCGTGCCAGCCTATACCGAAGCTGCCGTGGCCCTTGGCCGGGCGCTGGCCGAGCGCAAGTTGACCCTGGTCTATGGCGGTGGCGCCGTCGGTTTGATGGGCATTGTCGCTGATGCGGCCCTGGCTGCTGGCGGCGAAGTGATCGGCATCATCCCGCAAAGCCTGATGGACAAGGAGATCGGCCACAAAAGCCTGACCCGTCTCGAAGTGGTCGATGGCATGCACGCGCGCAAAGCGCGGATGGCCGAACTCAGCGATGCGTTCATCGCCCTGCCCGGCGGCCTCGGCACGCTGGAAGAGCTGTTCGAAGTCTGGACCTGGGGCCAGCTCGGCTACCACGGCAAGCCTTTGGGCCTGCTGGAAGTGAACGGTTTCTACAGCAAACTCACGGCTTTTCTCGATCATATCGTCGGCGAAGGCTTCGTTCGCGCGCCACACCGTGACATGCTGCAAGTGAGCGAATCGCCAGATTCCCTGCTCGACGCCCTCGATCAGTGGCAGCCGACCGTCACGCCCAAGTGGGTCGACCAGAAACCCGGTTAA
- a CDS encoding DUF2126 domain-containing protein, with amino-acid sequence MSIHVALHHVTHYRYDRAVELGPQIVRLRPAPHSRTRILSYALKVSPEQHFINWQQDPQGNYLARLVFPEKTTELRIEVDLLAEMAVFNPFDFFLEPYAEKIPFSYAADERKELAPYLETLPLTPTFKAYLDSIDRTPLPAVDFLVALNQRLSEDIGYLIRMEPGVQTPEHTLQHASGSCRDSAWLLVQLLRNLGLAARFVSGYLIQLTADVKSLDGPSGTDVDFTDLHAWCEVYLPGAGWIGLDATSGLFAGEGHIPLACSPDPSSAAPISGLVEPCETQFSHEMSVERIWEAPRVTRPYTDEQWRAIQALGRQIDADLLEGDVRLTMGGEPTFVSIDDPDGAEWNTAALGPDKRRLSAELFQRMRKQYAPQGLVHFGQGKWYPGEQLPRWSLNCYWRRDGQPIWHNDALIADEQQDYGADGELAGRFLASVAERLKLPARFVFPAYEDHLYYLWREGALPGNVSAEDSRLEDPLERSRLRKVFGQGLNKVIGQVLPLARTAKGDQWQSGRWYLRDEHCRLVPGDSPLGYRLPLASQPWVKAAEYPFIHPNDPNQDFAELPDPAQLGLHGEPAAVDERVPKIDESADWLTRTAFCAEAREGRLYLFMPPLERVEDYLELVSAIEATAEELHCPVLLEGYEPPSDSRLSNFRITPDPGVIEVNVQPSATWDELVERTEFLYEQARQTRLTTEKFMIDGRHTGTGGGNHFVLGGATPADSPFLRRPDLLRSLISYWHNHPSLSYLFSGLFIGPTSQAPRVDEARNDALYELEIAFAQIPEPGEECAPWLVDRLLRNLLIDVTGNTHRAEFCIDKLYSPDGATGRLGLLELRAFEMPPHAQMSLAQQLLLRALVARFWREPYAPPKLARWGTELHDRFLLAHFIEQDFADVIVELNHAGYPLRAEWFAAHLEFRFPKVGDYAVNGIELELRQALEPWHVLGEEGSAGGTVRYVDSSLERLQVKLNGLAPQRYLLTCNGVAVPLHPTGRVGEFVAGVRFRAWQPANCLHPTIAVHAPLVFDLLDTWMGRSLGGCQYHVTHPGGRNYETLPVNANEAESRRMARFFRLGHTPGKLAIPEVDISDELPMTLDLRRF; translated from the coding sequence GTGTCGATTCATGTCGCATTGCATCACGTCACGCATTATCGCTACGACCGCGCTGTCGAACTCGGCCCGCAGATCGTCCGCCTGCGCCCGGCGCCCCACAGTCGCACGCGGATTCTGTCCTATGCGCTGAAAGTCTCGCCCGAGCAGCATTTCATCAACTGGCAACAAGACCCTCAGGGCAATTACCTGGCACGCCTGGTATTCCCGGAAAAAACCACAGAGCTGCGCATCGAAGTCGATCTGCTCGCGGAGATGGCGGTGTTCAACCCGTTCGACTTCTTCCTCGAACCCTACGCCGAAAAGATTCCGTTCAGCTACGCCGCCGATGAGCGCAAGGAGCTGGCGCCGTACCTGGAAACCTTGCCGCTGACCCCGACCTTCAAGGCTTACCTGGACAGCATCGACCGCACGCCGCTGCCTGCCGTGGATTTTCTGGTGGCGCTCAATCAGCGTCTCAGCGAAGACATCGGTTACCTGATTCGCATGGAACCGGGCGTGCAAACCCCGGAGCACACTCTCCAGCACGCTTCTGGCTCCTGCCGCGACTCGGCATGGCTGCTGGTGCAGTTGCTGCGCAATCTCGGTCTGGCGGCACGGTTTGTCTCCGGTTACCTGATTCAACTGACCGCCGACGTGAAAAGCCTCGACGGCCCGTCCGGCACCGACGTCGACTTCACCGACCTGCATGCCTGGTGCGAGGTGTATCTGCCGGGTGCCGGCTGGATCGGCCTCGATGCCACGTCCGGGCTGTTCGCTGGTGAAGGACATATCCCGTTGGCCTGCAGTCCCGATCCGTCCTCGGCGGCGCCGATCAGTGGTCTGGTCGAACCTTGCGAAACGCAGTTCAGCCACGAGATGTCAGTCGAGCGAATCTGGGAAGCGCCGAGGGTCACCAGGCCCTACACCGATGAGCAATGGCGGGCGATCCAGGCGCTGGGCCGGCAGATCGACGCCGACCTGCTCGAAGGCGATGTGCGCCTGACCATGGGCGGCGAGCCGACCTTCGTCTCCATCGATGACCCCGACGGCGCCGAATGGAACACCGCCGCGCTGGGGCCGGACAAGCGTCGGCTGTCCGCCGAACTGTTCCAGCGCATGCGCAAGCAGTACGCGCCGCAGGGGCTGGTGCATTTCGGCCAGGGCAAGTGGTATCCCGGCGAACAATTGCCGCGCTGGTCGCTCAATTGTTACTGGCGCCGCGACGGACAGCCGATCTGGCACAACGACGCATTGATTGCCGACGAGCAGCAGGACTACGGCGCCGACGGCGAACTGGCCGGGCGCTTTCTGGCCAGCGTCGCCGAGCGTCTGAAGTTGCCTGCGCGCTTTGTCTTCCCGGCCTACGAGGATCATCTCTATTACCTGTGGCGCGAGGGCGCGTTGCCCGGCAACGTCAGCGCCGAAGATTCGCGCCTGGAAGATCCGTTGGAGCGCTCCCGGCTGCGCAAGGTTTTCGGTCAGGGCCTGAACAAGGTGATCGGTCAGGTGCTGCCGCTGGCGCGCACGGCCAAGGGCGATCAGTGGCAGAGCGGGCGCTGGTATCTGCGCGATGAACATTGTCGTCTGGTGCCGGGGGATTCGCCCTTGGGGTATCGCTTGCCCCTGGCGTCGCAGCCGTGGGTGAAGGCGGCGGAATATCCGTTCATCCATCCCAACGATCCGAATCAGGACTTTGCCGAGCTGCCGGATCCCGCGCAACTCGGGCTTCACGGCGAGCCGGCTGCGGTGGATGAGCGCGTGCCGAAAATCGATGAGTCCGCTGACTGGCTGACCCGCACCGCATTCTGCGCCGAGGCCCGCGAAGGGCGGCTGTATCTGTTCATGCCACCGCTGGAGCGGGTCGAGGATTATCTGGAACTGGTGTCGGCCATCGAGGCCACCGCCGAGGAACTGCATTGCCCGGTGCTGCTGGAAGGTTATGAGCCGCCGAGTGATTCGCGCCTGAGCAATTTCCGGATCACTCCGGATCCTGGTGTGATCGAGGTCAACGTGCAGCCGTCGGCGACCTGGGACGAGTTGGTCGAGCGCACCGAGTTTCTTTACGAACAGGCGCGGCAAACCCGCCTGACCACCGAGAAATTCATGATTGACGGGCGCCACACCGGTACCGGCGGCGGCAACCATTTCGTCCTCGGCGGCGCGACACCGGCGGATTCACCATTTCTGCGGCGGCCGGACCTGCTGCGCAGCCTGATCAGTTATTGGCACAACCATCCGTCGCTGTCGTACCTGTTTTCCGGGCTGTTCATCGGCCCGACGTCCCAGGCGCCACGGGTCGATGAGGCGCGCAATGATGCCTTGTACGAACTGGAGATCGCTTTCGCGCAGATACCCGAACCGGGCGAAGAATGCGCGCCGTGGCTGGTGGATCGGCTGTTGCGCAATCTGCTGATCGACGTTACCGGCAACACCCATCGCGCCGAATTCTGCATCGACAAACTGTATTCGCCGGACGGCGCTACCGGGCGTCTCGGTTTGCTTGAATTGCGCGCATTTGAGATGCCGCCACACGCGCAGATGAGTCTGGCCCAGCAGTTGCTGTTGCGGGCATTGGTTGCAAGGTTCTGGCGCGAGCCTTACGCGCCGCCGAAGCTGGCGCGCTGGGGCACTGAGCTGCACGACCGCTTCCTGCTGGCGCACTTTATCGAGCAGGATTTTGCCGACGTCATCGTCGAGCTCAACCATGCCGGCTATCCTTTGCGCGCGGAGTGGTTCGCTGCGCATCTGGAATTTCGTTTTCCCAAGGTCGGCGACTACGCCGTCAACGGCATCGAGCTGGAGCTGCGCCAGGCCCTCGAACCCTGGCACGTGCTGGGCGAGGAGGGCTCGGCGGGCGGCACGGTGCGCTACGTCGATTCTTCGCTGGAGCGCTTGCAGGTCAAGCTCAACGGCCTGGCGCCGCAGCGGTATCTGCTGACCTGCAATGGCGTCGCGGTGCCGTTGCACCCGACCGGACGGGTGGGCGAGTTTGTCGCCGGGGTGCGCTTTCGGGCCTGGCAACCGGCCAACTGTCTGCACCCGACCATCGCGGTGCACGCGCCGCTGGTGTTCGACCTGCTCGATACCTGGATGGGACGTTCGCTGGGCGGTTGCCAGTATCACGTCACCCACCCCGGCGGACGCAATTACGAGACCTTGCCGGTCAACGCCAACGAAGCGGAGAGTCGGCGCATGGCGCGGTTTTTCCGCCTCGGACATACCCCGGGGAAACTTGCGATACCTGAAGTGGACATCAGTGACGAACTGCCGATGACCCTCGATTTGCGACGTTTCTAA
- a CDS encoding circularly permuted type 2 ATP-grasp protein, which translates to MPDLLDRYPLNAGTYHELLDGSGAVRPHWQRLFDQLQRSSPAQLVQRQALLARQIQENGVTYNVYADPKGADRPWELDLLPHVIAADEWQQLSAGIAQRGRLLNAVLADLYGPQRLISEGLLPAELVFGHNNFLWPCQGIAPPESAFLHLYAVDLARTPDGRWWVTADRTQAPSGAGYALENRTIVSRAFPDLYRDLKVQHLAGFFRTLQETLARQAPEGDDAPLVVLLTPGRFNESYFEHLYLARQLGYPLVEGGDLTVRNATVYLKTLSGLRRVHAIMRRLDDDFCDPLELRTDSALGVPGLLEAVRQGRVLVANALGSGVLESPGLLGFLPKINQFLFGEDLMLPSIATWWCGEAPVLAQALEKLPELLIKPAFPSQSFAPVFGRDLNESQRLELAQRMQARPYAYVAQELAQLSQAPVWQADDGQLQPRAIGMRMYAVASHDGYRVLPGGLTRVAADADAEVVSMQRGGASKDTWVLSDRAPSGEQWKAQRNIGVHDLVRRDPYLPSRVVENLFWFGRYCERCDDSARLLRIMLTRYVDGDDPQALQAAVDLGERLALLPDEGELPERLLAALLGEDWSFSLRSNLQRLQWAASQVRGKLSRENWQALVELQREALELEVDEPDFGELLDFLNRLVMSLAALSGFALDDMTRDEGWRFLMIGRRIERLQFLSSSLAAFLRGAGAFDQAGLEWLLELGNSSITYRSRYLAVAQLIPVLDLLLLDEQNPHAVLFQLKLVTRTVKRLNDDFAAPRETGLPQLVERLSRFDLGCLENPLFGKSSVRAALDGLADLLQEIAEASGQVSDRLALRHFAHVDDVSQRTVSV; encoded by the coding sequence ATGCCTGACCTGCTAGACCGCTACCCGCTGAACGCGGGCACCTACCACGAACTGCTCGACGGCAGCGGCGCAGTGCGTCCGCATTGGCAGCGGCTGTTCGATCAGTTGCAGCGCAGCAGCCCCGCGCAACTGGTGCAACGCCAGGCCCTACTGGCCCGGCAGATTCAGGAAAACGGTGTCACCTACAACGTCTATGCCGACCCCAAAGGCGCCGATCGGCCGTGGGAACTGGATCTGTTGCCCCATGTGATTGCGGCGGATGAGTGGCAGCAATTGTCCGCCGGCATTGCTCAGCGTGGGCGCTTGCTCAATGCGGTGCTGGCGGATCTGTACGGCCCGCAACGGCTGATCAGCGAAGGTCTGCTGCCGGCAGAGCTGGTGTTCGGGCACAACAATTTTCTCTGGCCCTGTCAGGGCATTGCGCCGCCCGAGTCAGCCTTTTTGCATTTGTATGCCGTGGATCTGGCGCGCACGCCGGATGGCCGCTGGTGGGTCACCGCTGATCGCACTCAGGCGCCGTCCGGTGCCGGCTATGCGCTGGAAAACCGCACCATCGTCTCCCGCGCCTTTCCCGATTTGTACCGTGATCTGAAGGTTCAGCATCTCGCCGGATTCTTCCGCACGTTGCAGGAAACCCTGGCGCGTCAGGCACCGGAGGGTGATGACGCACCGTTGGTAGTGCTGCTGACCCCAGGGCGTTTCAACGAAAGTTATTTCGAGCATCTGTATCTGGCCCGCCAGCTCGGTTATCCGTTGGTCGAGGGCGGCGATCTGACCGTGCGCAATGCCACGGTGTACCTGAAAACCCTCAGCGGCCTGCGCCGGGTGCACGCGATCATGCGCCGCCTCGACGATGATTTCTGCGACCCGCTGGAGTTGCGAACCGACTCGGCGCTGGGCGTGCCCGGCCTGCTCGAAGCGGTGCGTCAAGGGCGGGTGCTGGTGGCCAATGCGCTCGGCAGCGGGGTGCTGGAATCGCCGGGCCTGTTGGGCTTTCTGCCGAAGATCAACCAATTCCTGTTTGGTGAAGACCTGATGCTGCCGTCGATCGCCACTTGGTGGTGCGGCGAGGCACCAGTGCTGGCGCAAGCGCTGGAAAAACTCCCTGAACTGCTGATCAAACCGGCGTTCCCGTCGCAAAGCTTCGCGCCGGTTTTCGGCCGTGATTTGAATGAAAGTCAGCGCCTGGAGCTGGCGCAACGCATGCAGGCGCGGCCTTATGCCTATGTCGCGCAAGAACTGGCGCAACTGTCGCAGGCGCCTGTCTGGCAAGCCGATGACGGTCAACTGCAACCCCGCGCGATTGGCATGCGCATGTACGCCGTGGCCAGCCACGATGGCTACCGCGTATTGCCGGGCGGGTTGACCCGAGTGGCGGCCGACGCCGATGCCGAGGTGGTGTCGATGCAGCGCGGCGGGGCGAGCAAGGACACCTGGGTGCTGAGCGATCGTGCGCCGAGTGGCGAGCAGTGGAAGGCACAGCGCAATATCGGCGTGCATGATCTGGTCCGACGCGATCCGTATTTGCCGTCGCGGGTGGTGGAAAACCTGTTCTGGTTCGGCCGCTACTGCGAACGCTGTGACGACAGCGCGCGGCTGCTGCGCATCATGCTCACGCGCTATGTCGATGGTGATGATCCGCAAGCGTTGCAGGCGGCGGTCGATCTCGGTGAGCGACTGGCGCTGTTGCCGGATGAAGGCGAACTGCCGGAACGCTTGCTCGCTGCGTTGCTGGGCGAGGATTGGTCGTTCAGCCTGCGTTCCAACTTGCAGCGCTTGCAGTGGGCCGCCTCGCAAGTGCGCGGCAAGCTGTCCCGCGAGAACTGGCAGGCGCTGGTCGAATTGCAGCGCGAGGCACTGGAGCTGGAAGTCGATGAGCCGGACTTCGGCGAACTGCTGGATTTCCTCAACCGTCTGGTGATGTCGCTGGCGGCACTGTCGGGGTTTGCCCTGGATGACATGACCCGCGACGAAGGCTGGCGTTTTCTGATGATCGGCCGACGCATCGAACGCTTGCAGTTTCTCAGCAGCAGTCTGGCCGCGTTTCTGCGCGGTGCCGGTGCGTTCGATCAGGCGGGGCTTGAGTGGTTGCTGGAACTGGGCAACAGCAGCATCACCTATCGCTCGCGCTATCTCGCGGTGGCACAGTTGATTCCGGTGCTCGATCTGCTGTTGCTGGATGAGCAGAACCCCCACGCCGTGTTGTTTCAGCTGAAACTGGTGACCCGCACGGTGAAGCGTTTGAACGACGATTTCGCTGCGCCTCGCGAGACCGGATTGCCGCAACTGGTCGAACGCCTGTCGCGGTTTGATCTCGGCTGTCTGGAAAATCCGCTGTTCGGCAAATCCAGCGTACGTGCCGCGCTGGACGGTCTGGCCGATCTGTTGCAGGAAATCGCCGAGGCCAGCGGCCAGGTATCGGATCGTCTGGCGTTGCGCCATTTCGCCCATGTCGATGATGTCAGCCAGCGTACGGTGTCGGTGTGA
- the nadE gene encoding ammonia-dependent NAD(+) synthetase produces MQAVQREIAEQLKVQPPFADDQALQAEIARRLTFIQECLVNSGLKTLVLGISGGVDSLTAGLLAQRAVRELREKTGDDRYKFIAVRLPYETQFDEHDAKASLDCIAPDEIHTVNIGPAVKALAAQVSAFEGKPAASVDFVLGNTKARMRMVAQYTIAGVAGGLVIGTDHAAEAVMGFFTKFGDGACDLAPLSGLVKNQVRAIARSFGAPESLVEKVPTADLEDLSPGKPDEAAHGVTYAEIDAFLHGATVRDEAAKIIVDTYNKTHHKRVMPFAP; encoded by the coding sequence ATGCAAGCCGTACAGCGTGAGATTGCTGAGCAGCTCAAGGTGCAACCACCGTTCGCCGACGATCAGGCCCTGCAGGCGGAAATCGCCCGGCGCCTGACGTTCATCCAGGAATGTCTGGTCAATTCCGGGCTCAAGACCCTGGTGCTGGGCATCAGCGGCGGCGTCGATTCACTGACCGCCGGCCTCCTGGCCCAGCGCGCGGTCCGTGAACTGCGCGAAAAGACCGGCGACGACCGCTACAAATTCATCGCCGTGCGCCTGCCGTATGAAACCCAGTTCGACGAGCACGACGCCAAGGCTTCGCTCGACTGCATCGCCCCTGACGAAATCCACACCGTGAACATTGGCCCGGCGGTCAAGGCGCTGGCTGCTCAGGTGTCGGCGTTTGAAGGCAAACCGGCGGCGTCGGTGGATTTCGTGCTGGGCAATACCAAGGCGCGGATGCGCATGGTGGCGCAGTACACGATTGCCGGGGTGGCGGGCGGCCTGGTGATTGGCACCGACCACGCGGCGGAAGCGGTGATGGGTTTCTTCACCAAGTTCGGTGACGGTGCCTGCGATCTGGCGCCGCTCAGCGGTCTGGTGAAAAATCAGGTGCGCGCAATTGCCCGCAGTTTCGGCGCGCCGGAGTCGCTGGTCGAGAAAGTCCCGACCGCCGATCTCGAAGACCTGTCGCCGGGCAAGCCGGACGAAGCGGCGCACGGCGTGACTTATGCCGAGATCGATGCGTTCCTGCACGGTGCAACGGTGCGGGACGAGGCGGCGAAGATCATTGTCGATACGTACAACAAGACTCATCACAAGCGGGTCATGCCGTTCGCACCGTGA
- a CDS encoding transglutaminase family protein, with amino-acid sequence MSAQYQIFHDTCYQYDSPVSLAQQLAHLWPRECSWQRCTEQQLLISPEPTMRRDELDVFGNPLTRLAFERPHDQLQVNARLTVEVLARPALDFNQSPAWEHTRDALTYSGQPLSADLLEACRYRFQSPYVHLKRSFVEFSHSCFPPGRPVLLGVQALMQKIFSEFTFDADATQVATPLVEVLERRRGVCQDFAHLMLACLRSRGLASRYVSGYLLTQPPPGQPRLIGADASHAWVSVFCPVSGWVDFDPTNNVQPALEHITLAWGRDFSDVSPLRGVILGGGNHDPEVRVTVMPLE; translated from the coding sequence ATGAGCGCTCAGTATCAGATCTTTCACGACACCTGTTACCAGTACGACAGCCCGGTCTCCCTCGCGCAGCAACTGGCGCACCTGTGGCCGCGCGAATGCAGCTGGCAGCGCTGCACCGAGCAGCAACTGCTGATCAGCCCCGAGCCGACCATGCGCCGCGACGAGCTGGACGTGTTCGGCAATCCGCTGACGCGCCTGGCCTTCGAACGGCCCCATGACCAGTTGCAGGTCAACGCCCGGCTGACGGTTGAGGTGCTGGCGCGACCGGCGCTGGATTTCAATCAGTCCCCGGCGTGGGAGCACACCCGCGATGCGCTGACCTACAGCGGCCAGCCGTTGTCCGCCGACTTGCTCGAAGCCTGTCGCTACCGGTTCCAGTCGCCTTATGTGCATTTGAAGCGCAGCTTCGTCGAGTTCTCGCACAGCTGTTTTCCGCCGGGACGTCCGGTGCTGCTCGGCGTGCAGGCGCTGATGCAGAAGATATTCAGCGAATTCACTTTCGATGCCGACGCCACCCAGGTGGCGACGCCGCTGGTGGAAGTGCTGGAGCGTCGACGCGGGGTCTGTCAGGACTTTGCCCACCTGATGCTGGCCTGCCTGCGCTCGCGGGGGCTGGCGTCGCGTTATGTCAGCGGTTACCTGCTGACCCAGCCACCGCCGGGGCAGCCACGGCTGATCGGCGCCGACGCTTCCCATGCGTGGGTATCGGTATTCTGCCCGGTATCGGGATGGGTGGATTTCGATCCGACCAACAATGTGCAGCCGGCGCTGGAACACATCACGTTGGCGTGGGGAAGGGACTTCTCCGATGTATCGCCGTTGCGCGGGGTGATTCTCGGTGGCGGTAATCACGACCCGGAAGTGCGGGTCACGGTGATGCCACTGGAATAA
- the pncB gene encoding nicotinate phosphoribosyltransferase encodes MSESVFADRIVQNLLDTDFYKLTMMQAVLHNYPNVEVEWEFRCRNAEDLRPYLAEIRHQIERLAELSLSADQLSFLERITFLKPDFLRFLGLFRFNLRYLHTGIENGELFIRLRGPWLHVILYEVPLLAIVSEVRNRYRYRETSLEQAREQLYRKFDWLTANASADELSQLQVADFGTRRRFSFGVQAEVVNVLKHDFPGRFVGTSNVHLSRELDMKPLGTMAHEWIMAHQQLGPRLIDSQIAALDCWVREYRGLLGIALTDCITTDAFLGDFDLFFAKLFDGLRHDSGDPVAWGEKCIAHYHKLGIDPMSKTLVFSDSLTLPKSLEIFRALHGRINVSFGIGTNLTCDIPGVEPMSIVLKMTACNGQPVAKISDEPGKTHCKDPNFVAYLRHVFKVPAESSLSSKE; translated from the coding sequence ATGAGCGAGAGTGTGTTTGCCGATCGCATCGTGCAGAACCTGCTCGACACCGACTTCTACAAGCTGACGATGATGCAGGCGGTGCTGCACAACTATCCCAACGTCGAAGTCGAATGGGAGTTCCGCTGCCGCAACGCCGAGGATCTGCGCCCGTATCTGGCCGAGATCCGTCATCAGATCGAGCGCTTGGCCGAACTGAGCCTGAGTGCCGATCAGTTGAGTTTCCTCGAGCGCATCACCTTCCTGAAACCGGATTTCCTGCGCTTCCTCGGTCTGTTCCGCTTCAACCTGCGTTACCTGCACACCGGCATCGAGAACGGCGAGTTGTTCATCCGTCTGCGCGGGCCATGGCTGCATGTGATCCTCTACGAAGTGCCGCTGCTGGCGATCGTCAGCGAAGTGCGCAATCGCTATCGCTACCGGGAGACTTCGCTGGAGCAGGCACGCGAACAGCTGTATCGCAAGTTCGACTGGCTGACCGCCAATGCTTCGGCCGATGAGCTGTCGCAATTGCAGGTCGCCGATTTCGGCACGCGTCGGCGCTTTTCCTTTGGCGTGCAGGCCGAAGTGGTCAACGTGCTCAAGCATGATTTCCCCGGGCGTTTCGTCGGTACCAGCAACGTGCATCTGTCCCGCGAGCTGGACATGAAACCGCTGGGCACCATGGCCCATGAGTGGATCATGGCCCATCAGCAACTCGGCCCGCGCCTGATCGACAGCCAGATCGCCGCGCTCGACTGCTGGGTTCGCGAGTACCGTGGCCTGCTCGGCATTGCCCTCACCGACTGCATTACCACCGATGCGTTTCTTGGCGATTTCGATCTGTTCTTCGCCAAGCTCTTCGACGGTCTGCGCCACGATTCCGGGGACCCGGTAGCGTGGGGTGAAAAGTGCATCGCGCACTATCACAAGCTCGGCATCGACCCGATGAGCAAGACCCTGGTGTTTTCCGACAGTCTGACCCTGCCCAAATCGCTGGAGATTTTCCGCGCGCTGCACGGTCGCATCAATGTGAGCTTCGGCATCGGTACCAACCTCACTTGTGATATCCCGGGTGTCGAACCGATGAGCATCGTGCTTAAAATGACCGCCTGCAACGGCCAGCCGGTGGCGAAGATCTCCGACGAGCCTGGCAAGACCCACTGCAAAGATCCGAATTTCGTCGCCTATTTGCGACATGTGTTCAAGGTTCCTGCCGAATCCAGTCTATCTAGCAAGGAGTGA